A window from Flavobacterium sp. 83 encodes these proteins:
- a CDS encoding TonB-dependent receptor domain-containing protein codes for MRVYLLFLSLFFCSLTFAQNTISGIVTDSNNQPIPGANIKIVGETAGSVTDIDGKFTLNSSKKPPYVLTITSIGYGSQRVNVSSNNQKISVKLADAETKLNEIVVSASRTPERVLESPVTIERMSVADIKKTASPTFYDGLENLKEVQMNTSSMSFKSINTRGFATVANTRFMQLVDGMDNSSPLLNFVLGNLIGVSEIDVQSVELLPGASSALYGANAFNGILFMNSKSPFTSQGITAYAKYGQTSQEAAGSNDFIDYGVRMAHAFSSKLAGKVNFTYMRGTDWHATNYDDKTHPGIDRSNVNYDGINVYGDEVSTNLKGVGQSLATLGLISQGAVNLLPNYNVSRTGYNEVNLTDNKASNTKIDFSLHYRPFGNENLEIIWQSKFGFGNAVYQGANRYYLNNFFMQQHKLEFKGKNFFVRGYTTTEDGGDSYDMLFTGININRKWKDDKTWFGQYAGAYIQSTLAGMTPENAHIAARATADTGRFLPGTPEFKNAFNQVIADPSVLSGSKLVDNSKIYHSDANYNFKDVIKFAEIQVGGSFRLYELNSHGRIYTDANGPINYNEYGAYTQLTKRFVDDRLKFTGSLRYDKSKNFDGSFSPRVSLVYSGGESKKHNFRASFQTGFRNPSTQDQYIGFNVGSAILLGSAPDNLTRYSEILPVSTAVGQAFAGGSTVVMTGINAYNNSYTASSVGAFSALAASNPVAGSALLRKTNVNYVKPEQVKAFELGYRSFIKDMSVDINGYYNIYNDFIGNLNVVAPLYGKAQDSPSPLAGPTDPGTQSLHALQNGNYRAYQLYTNTNIEIKSLGFGIGLSKKVYRNFEVGVNYNFAEFKFDQEKDPSFEAGFNTPKHRVKASFGNEKLFDNFGFNISGRWNSSYLWQSTMVDGMIASATVIDAQVNYNMPKLKSTLKLGASNIGGKEYTQVLGAGLIGQQFFASWTINP; via the coding sequence ATGAGAGTGTATTTACTTTTTTTGTCATTGTTTTTTTGTAGCCTAACTTTTGCTCAAAATACAATTTCAGGTATTGTTACAGACAGTAACAATCAACCTATTCCTGGAGCCAATATCAAAATTGTTGGAGAAACCGCTGGTAGCGTTACCGACATTGATGGAAAATTTACTTTAAATTCATCAAAAAAACCTCCCTATGTGCTTACTATTACAAGCATAGGTTATGGTTCTCAAAGAGTAAATGTTTCTTCAAATAATCAAAAAATCAGTGTTAAGCTTGCTGATGCAGAAACAAAATTGAATGAGATTGTTGTTTCTGCTTCCAGAACACCGGAAAGAGTATTAGAATCTCCTGTTACTATTGAAAGAATGAGTGTTGCTGATATAAAGAAAACGGCATCGCCAACCTTTTATGATGGTTTAGAGAATTTAAAAGAAGTTCAGATGAATACAAGTAGTATGTCCTTTAAGTCAATAAATACACGTGGTTTTGCAACTGTGGCAAATACTCGTTTTATGCAATTGGTTGACGGAATGGACAACTCTTCACCATTATTAAATTTTGTGTTAGGAAATTTAATTGGTGTTTCAGAAATAGATGTTCAAAGTGTGGAGTTGTTGCCAGGTGCATCTTCTGCTCTATACGGAGCAAATGCATTTAATGGTATTCTGTTTATGAATAGTAAAAGCCCATTTACAAGTCAAGGAATCACTGCTTACGCAAAATATGGGCAAACTAGTCAAGAAGCTGCAGGGTCGAACGATTTTATTGATTATGGAGTTAGAATGGCGCATGCGTTTAGTTCAAAATTAGCGGGTAAAGTTAACTTTACTTATATGAGAGGTACAGATTGGCATGCAACAAATTATGATGACAAAACACATCCGGGTATTGACAGAAGTAATGTGAATTACGATGGTATAAATGTATATGGGGATGAAGTTTCTACAAATTTAAAAGGAGTTGGGCAATCATTGGCTACTTTAGGTTTGATATCTCAAGGAGCTGTCAACTTACTGCCTAACTATAATGTGAGCAGAACGGGGTACAACGAGGTAAATTTAACGGATAATAAAGCAAGTAATACTAAAATTGATTTCTCGCTTCATTACAGACCTTTTGGAAATGAAAATTTAGAAATCATTTGGCAAAGTAAATTTGGTTTTGGAAATGCAGTATATCAAGGGGCAAACAGATATTATTTGAATAACTTTTTTATGCAACAACATAAATTAGAATTTAAAGGTAAAAACTTTTTTGTAAGAGGGTATACTACAACTGAAGACGGGGGAGATTCTTATGATATGCTTTTTACAGGTATCAACATAAATAGAAAATGGAAAGATGATAAAACATGGTTCGGACAATATGCAGGTGCTTATATTCAATCTACATTAGCTGGTATGACTCCTGAAAATGCGCATATTGCAGCAAGAGCTACTGCCGATACAGGTAGATTTTTACCAGGAACGCCTGAGTTTAAAAATGCTTTTAATCAAGTAATTGCTGATCCAAGTGTGCTTTCAGGTTCAAAATTGGTAGATAATTCTAAAATATACCATTCGGATGCAAATTATAATTTTAAAGACGTTATAAAATTTGCCGAAATTCAAGTTGGTGGATCTTTTAGATTGTATGAATTAAATTCTCATGGCAGAATTTATACTGATGCAAATGGACCTATTAATTACAATGAATATGGTGCTTATACACAGTTAACAAAAAGATTTGTAGATGACAGATTGAAATTTACAGGATCTCTTCGTTATGATAAATCAAAAAATTTCGATGGTAGTTTTTCACCTAGAGTGTCGCTAGTATATTCTGGAGGAGAAAGTAAGAAACACAACTTTAGAGCTTCTTTTCAAACCGGTTTCAGAAATCCTTCAACGCAAGATCAATACATTGGTTTTAATGTGGGAAGTGCAATATTGCTTGGTTCAGCTCCTGATAACTTAACAAGATATAGTGAAATTTTACCAGTTTCAACTGCTGTAGGTCAGGCTTTTGCTGGTGGATCAACTGTTGTTATGACGGGGATTAATGCTTATAATAATTCATACACAGCATCTTCGGTTGGGGCGTTTAGTGCCTTGGCAGCTAGTAATCCTGTTGCAGGGTCCGCTTTGTTGAGAAAAACAAATGTTAATTATGTGAAGCCAGAACAGGTTAAAGCATTTGAATTAGGATACCGCTCATTCATAAAAGACATGTCAGTTGATATTAATGGATATTATAATATTTACAATGATTTCATTGGAAACTTAAATGTTGTTGCGCCGTTATATGGTAAAGCACAAGATTCTCCAAGTCCTTTAGCAGGTCCAACAGATCCTGGAACACAGTCATTACATGCGCTTCAAAATGGTAATTACAGAGCCTATCAATTATATACGAATACTAATATTGAAATCAAATCCCTTGGTTTTGGGATTGGACTTTCTAAAAAAGTATATAGAAATTTCGAAGTTGGTGTTAATTATAACTTTGCTGAATTTAAGTTTGATCAAGAAAAAGATCCAAGTTTTGAAGCTGGGTTTAATACACCAAAACATAGAGTAAAAGCTTCATTTGGAAACGAAAAATTGTTTGATAATTTTGGATTTAACATAAGCGGAAGATGGAATAGTTCCTATTTGTGGCAATCTACAATGGTGGATGGTATGATCGCTTCAGCTACAGTAATCGATGCTCAAGTAAATTACAATATGCCAAAACTTAAATCAACTCTTAAATTAGGAGCTTCAAACATTGGCGGAAAAGAGTATACTCAGGTATTAGGTGCAGGATTAATTGGACAGCAGTTTTTTGCTTCTTGGACAATCAACCCATAA
- a CDS encoding SGNH/GDSL hydrolase family protein encodes MIKNFKWLLLVSLSFVACNNDDNTTVVEEPVSSGTASFTKYVALGDSFAAGYSDGALFKKGQEGSYVNIVAQQFATAGGGDFKIPFTSDNFGGLLLGGNVIAGVRLYFNGAGPAPVSGTPTTEVSTKITGPFNNLGIPGAKSYHLVAPGYGNVAGVASGKANPYFARFATSSGTTVLADALVQAPTFFSLWIGGNDVLGYATSGGVGVNQTGNLDPATYGGNDITDPNVFASVYSSLVTNLTANGAKGVVANLPYVNTLPYFTTVPYNPVPLTAEVAAQLNAGYAAYNGGLQYAAANGLITAAEATKRTVKFVAGSNAVVVVDSYLTNLAAYGIPSYRQATAEDLPVLTSRTFIGTLVNGNPAAVNGVSVPLADQWILTKDEIAEVKVATDAYNVTIKAIADAKGLAFVDTKVIMTQLSSGGIVSNSFTLTSAYVTGGAFSLDGIHPSPRGYALIANAFTAAINAKYSSTLKPVDLSQYSILYPAIIQ; translated from the coding sequence ATGATAAAAAATTTCAAATGGCTACTATTGGTTTCTTTAAGCTTTGTAGCATGTAATAATGATGATAATACAACTGTCGTTGAAGAGCCGGTGAGTTCGGGGACGGCTAGTTTTACAAAATATGTTGCGTTAGGGGATTCTTTTGCGGCAGGTTATAGTGATGGCGCGCTTTTCAAAAAAGGACAGGAAGGTTCTTATGTAAATATAGTAGCTCAGCAATTTGCTACTGCAGGTGGAGGGGACTTCAAGATACCTTTTACATCAGATAATTTTGGTGGATTGTTATTGGGAGGAAATGTAATAGCTGGAGTTCGCTTGTATTTCAATGGCGCAGGGCCTGCGCCGGTTAGTGGAACACCTACAACTGAAGTGAGTACTAAAATCACTGGGCCTTTTAATAATTTAGGAATTCCTGGGGCAAAAAGTTATCATTTGGTAGCGCCTGGATATGGAAATGTTGCCGGAGTTGCTTCGGGTAAAGCAAATCCTTATTTTGCAAGATTTGCAACTTCGTCCGGTACAACAGTTTTGGCCGATGCTTTAGTTCAGGCACCCACTTTCTTTTCATTATGGATTGGAGGGAATGATGTCTTGGGTTATGCTACATCTGGGGGTGTTGGTGTAAACCAAACAGGGAATTTAGATCCGGCTACTTATGGTGGAAATGATATAACTGATCCTAATGTTTTTGCAAGTGTTTATTCAAGTTTGGTTACTAATTTAACTGCAAATGGAGCAAAAGGAGTGGTTGCAAATCTCCCTTATGTAAATACGCTTCCTTATTTTACAACTGTTCCTTATAATCCAGTTCCGTTAACTGCAGAGGTGGCTGCTCAATTAAATGCTGGTTATGCAGCATATAATGGTGGATTGCAATATGCTGCGGCAAATGGTTTGATTACGGCTGCAGAAGCAACAAAGAGAACGGTTAAGTTTGTTGCGGGCAGTAATGCGGTTGTTGTTGTTGATAGTTATTTAACAAATTTAGCTGCATATGGCATCCCTTCTTATAGACAAGCTACTGCTGAGGATTTGCCTGTTTTAACATCTAGAACTTTTATCGGGACTCTTGTGAATGGTAATCCAGCTGCTGTTAATGGGGTTTCGGTTCCTTTAGCTGATCAATGGATATTGACTAAAGATGAGATTGCCGAAGTTAAAGTTGCTACAGATGCTTATAATGTCACTATAAAAGCAATTGCTGATGCTAAAGGACTGGCTTTTGTTGATACGAAAGTGATTATGACTCAATTATCAAGTGGAGGAATTGTTAGTAATAGTTTTACACTTACTTCGGCTTATGTAACTGGTGGGGCGTTTTCACTTGATGGGATTCATCCCAGTCCTAGAGGTTATGCTTTAATTGCAAATGCTTTTACGGCTGCCATAAATGCGAAATATTCTTCAACATTAAAGCCTGTTGATTTGAGTCAATATTCGATATTATATCCAGCCATAATTCAATAA